ACGGCCAGGTCTTCGAAATCGCTGAAGATCTTGTTGGCTTCGAGGTTGCCGGCAACCAGCTCTTCGTCGGGCAGCTTGAAGTTGTCGACGAATTCGGTGATGTCGGCGCCGACGATGAACACGTCTTTGCCGCTGGTGACGATTACGCCCTTGATCGAACCGTCGGCCTTGATGGCATCCACGGACTGACGCAGCTCGGTCAGGGTGAGACGGTTGAACTTGTTAACGGACTCACCCTTGAGGTCGAAATTCAATTCGACGATGCCGCCCTCAAGAGCCTTAACCGTGATGGCTTTACCTTCGTAAATCATCAACTGATCTCCACGGTATGGAAGCTGGACTGTACACATCGGAGCCAACCGGCCGGGGCCGCTCTAGGCATAGAGCCGTCGAGCATAGCCCCAATCGATCCGACACACCCGCCGACGCGATAATCGGGCTGTAAAGGCGCTGCCTTGAGAGGCGAAACGCTCGATTCATACGCCCGTTTGATTTGGGTGGGCGTACATTCAGTGAAAACCCGGCAATTGTCAATTGCCCGTCACGGGCGCCCCAAATGAGCGCAACGTCACAGAGTGACCGGATTCACTCGAAAAGCCACGAAAAACCCATGCAAACCCCGCGCTAGAGCCTCTGCACTATCACTCAGGCCAGGGCGGCGAGCAGCTCGGCAATCCTCTGCAGCTCCGCTTCGCCACCTCGCTCCCCCCAGTACAACGCCACCATCTGCGGCCCAGCCTCGACCTTGTAGACATCGGCCGGCAGGGTCTGCAGATGCGCCAGCAGCACGGCGTCGACGCAAGGCTCGCGCCACTGGTTGCACCACTGCCCGGGTGCAGTCTGCCAGTAGCTCCAGCTATCGCTGCGCCCGGCACGCCGCCCCCGGTAATACTGCGCGCAGTTGTCCGGTGCCGAACCGCTCAGCCAGTGCGGCCACTCCTGCTGGCTGAGCTGCATGCCCAGCCCCATTCGGCGCGCCGCCAGGCGCTGCGCCATCTGTCCGCTCTGCCGGCGCGAGGGCCGCAACCAGACCAGCGGGCTGAGGGCGACGGCGACCATCAGAAGCACTATCCACCAGGTCATTTGGGTCACTTTATGGAAAAGCCTGTGTTATGAAGGGAGCAACGCCATACTGCAAGTACGACCATTGGAGTGGAGGAGACTCAGATGCCCTACCAGCACATCCTGATCGCCGTCGACCTGACCGATGAATGCCACCCGGTTGCCGAGCGCGCGCTGGCCATTGCCGCCAGCAGCGGCGCCAAGACCTCGCTCGTGCACATCGTGGAGCCGATGGCCATGGCCTTCGGCGGCGACGTGCCGATGGACCTGTCGATGCTGCAGCAGCAACAGTTCGACCAGGCCCGCGAGCGGCTCGACACCTTCGCCGGGCGCTACCCGCAGCTGGGCGCGGAACAGCGCCACCTGGCCTACGGCCAGCCGCGCCAGGAAATCCATCGACTGGCCGAGGAACAGGGCTGCGACCTGATCGTGGTCGGCAGCCACGGTCGCCACGGCCTGGCCCTGCTGCTCGGCTCCACCGCCAACGACGTGCTGCACGGCGCCCCCTGCGACGTGCTGGCGGTACGCCTGAAAAAACCCAAGGAGTGAGGAAAGGCCCGGCAACGGGCCTGGTCCGTTATTCCTGGACTTCGCCGGCGCTCATCACCAGCGGGCGGATCTTCTGCAGCTGCGTCTCCATGGACACCGTCATGCTCGACGACATGGAGAAGAAGGTGAGGAAGGCCTTGAGGTTGGAATCGCCCTCGCAGACATCGTGAATGCGCTGCCAGAAGGCCTGGTTGACCAGCTGCAGCTGCTGGAACTGCTTGACCAGCCCCTTCAGTTCCCAGTCAGGGCGACGCCCTTCGCGGAAGTTGAAGTACTGCCGGGTCAGGTACAGGGAGATGGTGCGCAGGATGAACTCCTGGCTGCTGGCGAACGGCAGGTGGTTCTGCGCCATCGGCTTGAGCTTGCCCAGCACCGGGCAGGCGCTGGTGGCCATGATCACGCCGAGCAGAGAACGCAGCCCTTCTTCCAGGCCGACCTGCTTGCTGTACTCGCGCTCAGGGGTGCGCACCCACACCTGGGCCTTCTTGAAGGCCGGCAGACCATGGAAATCCTCGATCACCCGGTGCAGGTCGACCGCCGCCGGGCAACGGCTGAACTCGTCTCTCTTCAGTGGGCAGTTGCTGCACTGGTTGTGTTCCAGGCGCGTCCACTTGGGGGTTTCTTCCGCACTCCGGGGGTCGTACTGACGGTCCAGCTCGATCCTGTAGCTGAACTGATGGTTGTCATCCAGAGTGATGCGGTACTCAATCGCCATGCATGTCTCCGACAGGCTTAATGCGGTCCCGCCGTGGCTCCGTCACCCACGGGCGACGTATCAGCAGCGGGCCTCTCAGGCTTCCAGTTCGGCCCAACGCTCCAGCAGTTGGTCCAGTTCTTCTTGTAGGCGTTGCAGGCGCTCCAGGGCGACTCCGGTGATGGCCGGGGCCTGCTGGTAGAACGCCGGGTCGGCGATCTGTGCCTGCACTTCCGCCAGCTGGGCCTCCAGGGCGTCGATCTGCCCGGGAATGGCATCCAGCTCACGCTGCAGCTTGTAGCTGAGCTTCTTCTTCGCGGCCGGGGCCGCTGCACTTTCCTGCGCCGGCGCCGCTTCTGCCGGCGCGCTGGCTTCGGTCTTGGCCGGCTTGGTTTCGCCGACTCCCAACAGCTTGGGCGAGCCGCCCTGGCGCAACCAGTCCTGGTAGCCGCCGACGTACTCGCGCACCCTGCCCTCGCCTTCGAAGACCAGGGTGCTGGTCACCACGTTGTCGAGGAAGGCCCGGTCGTGGCTGACCATCAGCACGGTACCGGGGAAATTCAGCAGCACCTCCTCGAGCAGCTCGAGGGTTTCCACATCCAGGTCGTTGGTCGGCTCGTCCAGCACCAGCATGTTGGCCGGCTTGCTGAACAGCTTGGCCAGCAGCAGGCGCGCCCTCTCCCCCCCGGACAGCGCCTTGACCGGCGTGCGCGCACGCTGCGGGCTGAACAGGAAATCGCCGAGGTAGCTCAGTACATGACGGCTCTGACCATCGATGGCGATGAAGTCGCGACCTTCTGCGAGGTTGTCGATCACCGTCTTTTCCA
This DNA window, taken from Pseudomonas alcaligenes, encodes the following:
- a CDS encoding universal stress protein, coding for MPYQHILIAVDLTDECHPVAERALAIAASSGAKTSLVHIVEPMAMAFGGDVPMDLSMLQQQQFDQARERLDTFAGRYPQLGAEQRHLAYGQPRQEIHRLAEEQGCDLIVVGSHGRHGLALLLGSTANDVLHGAPCDVLAVRLKKPKE